Proteins encoded by one window of Streptomyces uncialis:
- a CDS encoding integrase — translation MERESKRNYSTDMRLLLDFLSSRDVEWRQATQQDLDDFRDWRCDAPENPEQISGTKWNREAAAFTKLFKWGKVSPLPVDVSRREDRAADSVSSRVSWLTPRTWGLWSDIGLRGHTRAGLPEQGWDSRTEIRNTSFVQLLLSSALRRQEGGSLLVFELPTQRLRHGQYCHGRIAGAVTRSKNSRVFYASVDAVGQVEAYIESERAWAIARAHAAGRYERLPEMHLITRVTSGLKPKVEWVDRNGVIGERELSRLDWMERQSLFLEGPDGPEPAYLWLTEQGLPMAPDRWNGVFRTANLRCEKVLLTEKERTVSRDFRLAEVRGKSPYATPHSARHSAALYLLIVLNQLMETRYGLTKKERRDFALLFGDPWWLVKTILGHADVETTKRHYLAPVAHLQLESILAMAERDDGEDPQVEDLDGVFARLARETAGIQDIDSLLGAAS, via the coding sequence ATGGAGCGGGAATCCAAGCGGAACTATTCGACGGATATGCGTCTGCTGCTGGATTTCCTGTCGTCGCGGGATGTCGAGTGGCGGCAGGCGACCCAGCAGGATCTGGATGACTTCCGGGACTGGCGGTGTGACGCGCCGGAGAACCCGGAGCAGATCAGCGGGACGAAATGGAATCGGGAGGCGGCCGCTTTCACCAAGCTGTTCAAGTGGGGGAAGGTAAGCCCGCTGCCGGTGGATGTGTCGCGGCGGGAGGACCGGGCGGCGGACTCGGTCAGCTCGCGGGTGTCGTGGCTGACGCCGCGGACCTGGGGTCTGTGGTCGGACATCGGGCTCCGTGGTCACACCCGGGCTGGTCTCCCGGAGCAGGGGTGGGATTCGCGGACGGAGATACGGAACACGAGCTTCGTGCAGCTGCTGCTGTCTTCGGCTCTTCGGCGGCAGGAGGGCGGGTCGCTGCTGGTCTTCGAGCTGCCGACCCAACGCCTTCGGCACGGCCAGTACTGCCACGGCCGGATAGCCGGGGCGGTGACGCGGTCGAAGAACAGCCGGGTGTTCTACGCCTCGGTGGACGCGGTCGGCCAGGTCGAGGCATACATCGAGTCCGAGCGGGCCTGGGCCATCGCGCGGGCCCATGCGGCGGGCCGCTACGAGCGGCTTCCCGAGATGCACTTGATCACCCGGGTGACCAGCGGACTGAAGCCGAAGGTCGAGTGGGTCGACCGGAACGGCGTCATCGGTGAGAGAGAACTGTCCCGGCTGGACTGGATGGAACGGCAGTCGCTGTTCCTGGAGGGACCGGATGGTCCGGAGCCCGCCTATCTGTGGCTGACCGAGCAGGGCCTGCCGATGGCGCCCGACAGGTGGAACGGGGTCTTCAGGACAGCGAACCTGCGCTGCGAGAAGGTCCTGCTCACAGAGAAGGAGCGGACGGTCTCCCGGGACTTCCGGCTGGCGGAGGTGCGGGGCAAGAGCCCGTATGCCACCCCGCACTCAGCCCGACACTCGGCCGCCCTTTACCTGCTGATCGTGCTGAACCAGCTCATGGAAACCCGCTACGGCCTCACGAAGAAGGAGAGGCGGGACTTCGCTCTGCTGTTCGGCGATCCGTGGTGGCTGGTCAAGACGATCCTGGGTCACGCGGACGTGGAAACCACGAAACGCCACTATCTTGCGCCCGTTGCGCATCTGCAGCTGGAGTCGATCCTGGCCATGGCGGAGAGAGACGACGGTGAGGATCCGCAGGTCGAGGATCTGGACGGCGTCTTCGCGCGTCTTGCCCGGGAGACGGCCGGGATCCAGGACATCGACAGCCTCCTCGGGGCGGCGTCGTGA